In the Limanda limanda chromosome 10, fLimLim1.1, whole genome shotgun sequence genome, one interval contains:
- the il21 gene encoding interleukin-21, translating into MKLVVLFLAAVCCCCCSLGSAGEKEDQKYKLQEVRSQLGQVKKLEQVKKMMQNETMLNSPPHDVEDCCYLSALQCFHDNLEVHFNGTRGIQRKPLRSLRRSLKNPLTKKAVEHCPPEKKTTTTCHECNSQPKVNVTVFLDRLESLIQQALTRLESK; encoded by the exons ATGAAGCTGGTGGTTCTGTTCCTCGCTgcagtgtgctgctgctgctgctctctgggcTCCGCAGGGGAGAAGGAGGACCAGAAGTATAAATTACAAGAGGTCCGGAGCCAGCTGGGGCAAGTGAAAAAGCTGGAGCAAGTGAAAAAGATGATG CAGAACGAGACGATGCTGAACTCTCCACCTCACGATGTCGAG GACTGCTGCTACCTGTCGGCCCTCCAGTGCTTCCATGACAACCTGGAGGTCCACTTCAATGGCACCAGAGGAATACAAAGAAAACCCCTGAGGAGCCTGAGGAGGAGCCTGAAAAACCCCTTGACT AAAAAAGCTGTGGAACACTGTCCCCCAGAAAAAAAAACG aCGACTACCTGCCACGAGTGCAACTCACAACCTAAAGTGAACGTCACGGTATTCTTAGACAGGCTGGAGTCTCTAATTCAACAG gcctTAACCAGACTGGAGTCTAAATGA